TCGCCTTCTTCGCCGAGCGCAACCCTCGCCATGGCGAAGGCGAGGAGCTGGTGTGTCTGGTGGAGATCCGCTGGTGGGACCTTTTCCGGGCCTTGGGGCGCAGCGTGTCCGGGCAGCTCCGTGGGTGGGCTCGCCGCGGGCTGCGACACGCGGGCGTGCGCGTGGGGACGTGAGAACGCCGTGATTCCGTCAGCGCTACCACTCGAGGGGCTGCGCGCCGTGCTCGCGCCGTCCGCGCTGCGCTTCCACCGGGCCCTGCGAAATCCCGAGGCCGCGCAGGCGGTCTGTCTGGAACGGGTGCTCCGCTCTGTTCGCGGGAGCCAGCAGGCGGAGCGCATCGCGGGCTTCCGTCATCTCCGAAGCACGAGAGACTTCCAGGACGCGGTGCCGTGGGTGACGCCCGACGCGCTCGTGCCGGACCTGGAGCGAATCGCCGCCGGTGCGTCCCGCGTGCTCACGCGGGAGTCCGTGCTGCGCTTCGAACTCTCCGGGGGTTCTTCTGGCGCGAGCAAGCGCGTGCCCGTGACGCGGGGCCTCCTGGACGAGTTCCAGCGCGCGTTGTCTCCCATGCTCTTCGAGATTCTCCACCGGAGGCCCTCGGTGCGGATGGGACCCAGCTACTGGTCCATCTCGCCGCTGGCGCGGAAGCAGGAGCGAACGGCGGGGGGCATTCCCGTGGGCAGCGCGGACGACAGCGCCTACTTCTCGCGGACCTTGCGCCCCTTGCTGTCGCGCATCTTCGCGGTGCCGGGGGACGTGGGGGCGCTGCCAGACGTGGAGTCCTGTCGCTACGTGACGCTCTGGCACCTGGTGGCGTGCGAGGACCTGACGCTCATCAGCGTGTGGAACCCCAGCTTCCTCTCGTTGCTCATGGCGGCGCTGGAGCGGCACGGCGACCGGCTGGCCGAGGACCTGCGTCGAGGCGTCTGCCGGCCACCCACCTCCGGGGCGGGACAGGACGACGCGGCCCTGCGACAGGTCATGTCCCGGATGTGCTTCTCGCCGCGTCCCGAGCGGGCCTCGCGCCTTCGTGACCTGTTGCGAAGCGGAGGGAGTGCTCGGGAGCTGTGGCCCCGCTTGTCGCTGCTCAGCATGTGGACGGATGCGCAGGCCGCTCACGCGCTGCCCGCCGCATGTCAGCGATTCCCTGACGTGGAGGTGCAAGGCAAGGGGTTGTTGGCCACGGAAGGTGTCGTCACCGTGCCGCTCTTCGATGCGCCCGCACCCGTGCTCGCGGTGCGCAGCCACTTCTACGAATTCATCGACCCCGAGCAGCCCACCTTGCGTCCGCGCCTCGCGCACGAGCTGGAGCAGGGGCGGACGTACGGGGTGCTGCTGACCACGTCGGGCGGGCTGCTCCGTTACCGGCTGGGAGACCTGGTGCGCGTGGAGGGCTTCCGGCAGGCCACGCCCTGCTTGCGCTTCGTGGGCAGGGCGGACGCCGTCTGCGACCTGGTGGGCGAGAAGCTCTCCGCCACCCGGGTGGGTGCCGTGTTGGATGCCATCCTGCCGGAGCACTTCGGTGGCGCGCGGCCCCGCTTCGCCATGCTCGCGCCGGAATGGGCGCCGACTCCGTCGTACGTCCTGTTCCTGGAGACCCAGGCGCCCCTCGCACGGCTCTCCGCCGCCGCCGAGGCCGTGGAGCGCGCCTTCTGTGAGGGGCATCACTACCGTTACGCGCGGGAGCTGGGGCAGTTGGGCGCCGTGCGAGCGGTGCGCGTGGTGGAGGGGGTTCGCCACTATGAGTCCCGCTGTGTCGCTCTGGGCCAGCGCGCGGGCGACATCAAGCCAGTGGACCTGCACCGCCTGCCGGGTTGGTCCGACCACTTTTCTGGAGCCGCCGCATGAGACAGCCGCTGCACCTGCTCCCGCGTGATGTCGCGCCGGTGCCGAACGTGGACCTGGAGGCCGAAGCCGACCTCGCTCGCTGTGGCGCGCTGAAGGACTATTGGTATGTCGCGTGTCTCTCCACGGAGCTGAGGCCGGGCAAGCCCCTGGCGCGCACGCTCTTCGGGACGGGGCTGGTCCTCTTCCGCGATGCACAGGGGCAGCCCACCGCGCTGAGGGACCGGTGCCTGCACCGCAATGCGCGGCTGTCTCGGGGCGCGGTGTTCGACGGCCGCATCGGCTGCCCGTACCACGGCTGGGTCTACGACGCGTCGGGCGCCGTCGTGGAAGTGCCCTCGTTGGGGCCTTCGCAGCGGAGCGAGTTGCTCAACGCGGAGGCCTGTGCGCGGGAAGGGCTCAAGCCCGAGCCCTGCGCGCTGGGCCGGGTGTCTCGCTTTCCCGCCGTGGAGCAGGACGGCCTGGTCTTCGTCTACATGGGCGGCGACGCGCCCGCGCGGGCCGCGCCCTTCCGCGTCCCTCACTGGGGCCAGGACGGCTGGACCGTCTACTTCATGGTGACGCGCTTCCCGAACGGGGTGACGAACCTCGTCGAGAACTTCATGGACGTGCCGCACACGCTCTTCGTGCATCCGGGGTGGTTCCGGAAGCCCGCTCGCAAGCGCGTGCCGGCCACGGTGCGGCGCGCGGAGGGCAGCGTGCTGGTGACGTACAAACAGGCGCAAGACACCCTCACGGGGCTGGGCCGCCTGTTCAATCCCCGGGGTCTGCCGCTGGTCCACACGGACATGTTTCACGTGCCCAACGTCACGCGCGTGGATTACCTGTGGGGCGAGCATGGCTTCGTCATCAACTCGCAGTGCACACCGGCAGGGCCCACGGACAGTTGGGTCTACACGGCCATCAGCTACCGGCTGCCCGTGGATGTGCCGGGGGCACTCGTGGGGCGTGCCCTGAAGCCGCTGGTGCGCTGGTACACGCGGCAGGTCATTCAGCAGGACGTGGACATCATGGACATCCAGCGTGAGGCCTTGCTGGATGGGCCCGGCGGCGGCGTGTACTCCGGCACGGAAGCGGATCTGCACCACGCGGACATCGAGGCGTATCGCCGGTGGTTGCGCGAGGGCGGCCAGGGCTCGGGGCCCGAGGCCGCCGAGCGCGACATGGTCTTCTGGATTTGAGGGCGGGGCCGCTGTCGTTACAGCGGGTGATAGGGCAGCTCGACGATGAACGTGGCGCCCTTTCCGGGTTCGCTCTCCACGCGCAGCGTGCCGCCGTGGGCGGACACGACCTGTCTCGCGGCCCAGAGGCCCAGTCCCAGGCCGCCGAAGGCGCTGGAGGAGACGGCTCGCTCGAAGCGCTGGAAGATGCGCTCGTGATGCTCGGGGGCGATGCCAATCCCGTGGTCTCTGACGATGACCCGGGCGTGGTCCAGCGCGGCCTCCACCCGGACCTCCACGGGCCTGCCTCGGCCGTACTTGAAGGCGTTGACGAGGAGGTTGCCCACCACCTGTTGAATCCGCAGGGGGTCCCAGACGCCGGGGATGCTCGTCGCGTCCGTT
This genomic window from Myxococcus hansupus contains:
- a CDS encoding aromatic ring-hydroxylating oxygenase subunit alpha, whose protein sequence is MRQPLHLLPRDVAPVPNVDLEAEADLARCGALKDYWYVACLSTELRPGKPLARTLFGTGLVLFRDAQGQPTALRDRCLHRNARLSRGAVFDGRIGCPYHGWVYDASGAVVEVPSLGPSQRSELLNAEACAREGLKPEPCALGRVSRFPAVEQDGLVFVYMGGDAPARAAPFRVPHWGQDGWTVYFMVTRFPNGVTNLVENFMDVPHTLFVHPGWFRKPARKRVPATVRRAEGSVLVTYKQAQDTLTGLGRLFNPRGLPLVHTDMFHVPNVTRVDYLWGEHGFVINSQCTPAGPTDSWVYTAISYRLPVDVPGALVGRALKPLVRWYTRQVIQQDVDIMDIQREALLDGPGGGVYSGTEADLHHADIEAYRRWLREGGQGSGPEAAERDMVFWI
- a CDS encoding GH3 family domain-containing protein; this encodes MIPSALPLEGLRAVLAPSALRFHRALRNPEAAQAVCLERVLRSVRGSQQAERIAGFRHLRSTRDFQDAVPWVTPDALVPDLERIAAGASRVLTRESVLRFELSGGSSGASKRVPVTRGLLDEFQRALSPMLFEILHRRPSVRMGPSYWSISPLARKQERTAGGIPVGSADDSAYFSRTLRPLLSRIFAVPGDVGALPDVESCRYVTLWHLVACEDLTLISVWNPSFLSLLMAALERHGDRLAEDLRRGVCRPPTSGAGQDDAALRQVMSRMCFSPRPERASRLRDLLRSGGSARELWPRLSLLSMWTDAQAAHALPAACQRFPDVEVQGKGLLATEGVVTVPLFDAPAPVLAVRSHFYEFIDPEQPTLRPRLAHELEQGRTYGVLLTTSGGLLRYRLGDLVRVEGFRQATPCLRFVGRADAVCDLVGEKLSATRVGAVLDAILPEHFGGARPRFAMLAPEWAPTPSYVLFLETQAPLARLSAAAEAVERAFCEGHHYRYARELGQLGAVRAVRVVEGVRHYESRCVALGQRAGDIKPVDLHRLPGWSDHFSGAAA